Proteins encoded in a region of the Kryptolebias marmoratus isolate JLee-2015 linkage group LG14, ASM164957v2, whole genome shotgun sequence genome:
- the arid6 gene encoding AT-rich interaction domain 6, whose product METQVQLKMAHSDIQEKIIKDPMEENTEEQFLKNLYLFMKKRDTPIERIPNLGFKQIDLYVMFKTVNEMGGYHKVTSHQLWKRVYNTLGGNPRSTSAATCTRRHYEKLLLPYECHLKGILMSSMPQHQPKPFRYPKDDDGGQRPSKRRLLSLQLHQGSHNFQTNPHGSIYSLPLQFPHFYHPSHPILPPYVPISSSVLTPHTPTVAQPRFHFQPTQPDTADFVKEPLEQLRYLAEQYKTSAGQPLNLSKKDSSWELNLSPISSFSPLLSSKNPKFLNKPSTLYSPHRAGVVRGEKCETQDNESSGQVSPLSESAKETEKNAADDIISTPSNSPMNGRALTVEEEMDVIEVVKPTSSPKTDLPKPREASPVAEGQILPREKEENNMEIEVPLSVVQKWLSMCRGPIKEPLPPDHEVSSRKRSWSDVNDLPTDLTCRVNPQNQSSAEELRLKNEPSLTPNVQSPNQQHSNSQSPFTSCISSLGGSSLKATAIQDIWPFHQQKINKTFNFKSASFWETCDNNSLAPQKPILADSAPKFFGEDPVRGGKERLEMESSAVLMVNSSPASVLHLTTEEVMKLKKIISSSS is encoded by the exons ATGGAAACACAG gttcaaCTGAAAATGGCACACAGCGACATCCAGGAGAAGATCATCAAAGACCCGATGGAGGAGAACACTGAGGAACAATTCCTCAAGAATCTCTACCTTTTTATGAAGAAGAGAGACACACCAATTGAAAGGATTCCCAACCTGGGCTTCAAACAAA TTGATCTATATGTGATGTTCAAGACTGTCAATGAAATGGGTGGTTACCACaag GTGACTTCTCATCAGCTGTGGAAACGAGTTTACAACACACTCGGAGGAAACCCTAGGAGCACAAGTGCAGCCACATGCACCCGAAGGCATTATGAAAA GCTGCTTCTGCCTTATGAATGTCACTTGAAAGGGATATTAATGAGCAGCATGCCTCAGCATCAGCCTAAACCTTTCCGCTATCCCAAAGATGATGACGGTGGCCAGAGACCATCCAAACGCAGGTTGTTGTCCCTGCAGCTGCACCAG GGGTCTCACAACTTCCAAACAAACCCACATGGGAGTATTTACTCTCTGCCTCTCCAATTTCCCCACTTCTACCACCCAAGCCACCCCATTCTGCCGCCTTATGTCCCCATCTCATCCTCGGTGTTGACACCACATACACCCACTGTTGCCCAGCCCAGATTCCACTTCCAGCCAACTCAACCAGACACTGCTGACTTTGTCAAGGAGCCGCTGGAGCAGCTGCGCTACCTTGCAGAGCAGTACAAGACCTCGGCTGGACAGCCTCTAAATCTCAGCAAGAAAGATTCAAGTTGGGAATTGAACCTGAGTCCGATCTCGTCATTCTCCCCACTTTTGTCCAGCAAGAAtccaaagtttttaaataaaccctcCACGCTCTACAGCCCTCATCGTGCAGGGGTAGTGAGAGGTGAAAAGTGCGAGACGCAAGACAATGAGTCCAGCGGACAGGTCTCTCCCCTTTCTGAATCTgcaaaagaaacagagaagaatGCTGCTGATGACATCATCTCCACGCCTTCAAATAGCCCAATGAATGGTCGCGCTCTTACAGTGGAAGAGGAAATGGATGTCATTGAAGTGGTAAAGCCCACCAGCTCTCCTAAAACAGACTTGCCAAAACCCAGAGAGGCCAGTCCAGTTGCAGAGGGACAAATACTCCCtagagaaaaggaggagaataATATGGAAATTGAGGTTCCGTTGTCTGTAGTCCAAAAATGGCTCAGCATGTGTAGGGGTCCAATTAAAGAGCCTCTTCCTCCAGATCATGAGGTATCCTCTAGAAAAAGGAGCTGGTCTGATGTGAACGACTTACCCACTGACCTGACATGTCGCGTGAACCCTCAGAACCAGAGCTCAGCTGAGGAGTTAAGGCTGAAGAATGAACCAAGCTTAACACCAAACGTCCAGTCACCCAACCAACAGCACAGTAACAGCCAGAGTCCTTTCACCAGCTGCATATCTTCTCTTGGAGGCAGCAGTCTGAAAGCTACAGCCATCCAGGACATCTGGCCTTTCCACCAGCAGAAGATAAACAAGACATTCAACTTCAAATCAGCAAGTTTCTGGGAAACGTGTGATAATAACAGCCTGGCTCCCCAAAAACCAATTCTAGCTGATTCTGCCCCTAAATTCTTTGGGGAAGACCCAGTCCGGGGGGGTAAAGAAAGATTAGAGATGGAGTCTTCAGCTGTGCTCATGGTGAACTCCAGCCCGGCTTCTGTGCTGCACCTCACCACCGAGGAGGTTatgaaactgaagaaaatcaTCTCGAGTTCATCgtga